The genomic DNA GACTTTAGAGAGTTGCATCGTGTGTCTCCTGATAAGAAGAAAAAGGGGACACACCCCACCCCCGCTGGGGATGGCATATCCCCAGCGGGTTGCAAAAACCGGCATTCATGCGCGCCTGATCCTCTTTTTTCACCGGAGGGCCGACATGAATGCCGATCAAGAAAACTCAATCCTCGATGGCGATGAACGCGAACCGCTTGACCATCGGGATGAAAGCGGTCATTTCACCTTGACCGAGAAAGGCATTGAACCATACCGGAAACGATTGGCCCGTTTCGGTCTCCGCGTGGAAGCCATCCACACCCTGGAAGACTTCCAAAGTGCGCTTGCGCTTTCGGCGGCGGGCTTGAACGATTACCGGGTGGCGATCGCCAGCCACGGCCCGCGTTCGCTGGAGCGCAACCTGTTAGTGACATTCGCGCGCGGGGATGAGGTCGAGTATCAGCGGCTGTTTCACCTCGTCGAACGACGAAACACGCTGGGTTTGCGGGTGGTCGATCCATCCGGTTCTGTTGCGTTAGCTGATAGGGTCGGATTTCGGTAAGCTACACGGCCCCTGTCCTGACTTGAGAACCCGCATGATCGATTTTAGAGGCCACCGCTTTGAACGAGACATCATCCTAACGAGTGTCCGTTGGTACCTCGCCTATCCGTTGAGCTATCGGAACCTGGAAGAGATGCTGGCGGAGCGGGGTGTCGACGTGGATCATTCCAGCGTCTACCGCTGGGTCCAGAAGTTTACGCCGCAGTTGGAAGCGGCTTTCCGCAAAGGACAAAAGCGCCCGGTGGGCACAAGTTGGCGGATGGATGAGACCTACATTAAGGTCAAAGGCCAGTGGAAGTACCTCTACCGCGCGGTTGATCGAGACGGCCAGACGATCGACTTCCTGTTCACGGCGCATCGCGATAAGAAAGCCGCCCTGCGCTTTCTCAAAAAGGCGATACGGCAGCACGGTCTTCCGGACAAAGTCACGATCGATAAGAGTGGCGCTAACACCGCTGCCCTGGATGCACTCCAGGAGGAGACGGGCGCCGCCATTGAGATTCGCCAAAACAAGTACTTAAATAATTTAGTGGAACAAGATCATCGCGCCGTTAAACGGATCGTCCGCCCCATGCTGGGGTTCAAAGGCTTTCATTCTGCTCGGACCACCCTGCGGGGCATCGAACTCCTGCACATGATCAAGAAGGGCCAAATGATCATGGCCGAAGGGACGAATCTCTCCGCCGCAGGACAATTTTATTCACTGGCTGCCTAATAACCTGCAAGGGTTACCCAATCGTGCTCGAAAAAAATTAACGCAACAGAACCCGATCGTCTGCTGGACCAGCAAGGATCCTACGAAATCGCACAATGCCTCAATCAGCAAGGCAGGCGGACCGCTGAGGGTAAGGCTTTCGATGCCGAAATGGTTGCGGCTATCGCAAAGCGCCATGGATTACCGAGTCGGTATGATCGATTACGCGCCAAAGGGTTGCTCACCATCCACGAAATGGCAAAACAGCTGAAGGTCTCCGAATCCATGGTCTGGCGGTGGCCCAAGAAAGGTATTCTGCAAGGACAACCTTACGTTCGAAACGATGGCCTTTGAAGTCGATCATGCGGATTCTCAAGGGAGGGACGGCGGCCGTGTAGTAGGCTTGCCAACGATTATCCCTACATTATCAACGAACTGAGCGTTAATCAAATGGTCTAATAACTATAGAAAACCTCTTTAGATACTCTAAATTTATAGAGGAGGTGCGGCAATGAACGCGGAATGGATGTTTGATGCACGTAAAATACCGGATGAAGTGATGAATTACATCCGGCGTATTGCGGTTCGCGCGGTCGAAGAGAAGCATTATAGTCCGGAGCTTGTTGCTGATTTTTTGGGTATCGACCGAACGAGTATTTATGACTGGCTTCGCAACTATCGTTATGAAGGAGAAGAAGCCCTAGATACTCGCAAAGCGCCCGGTGCTCCGTGTGTGATTACTCCGGCTATTGATCGATGGTTAAAAGAAACGATCCTCAATACGACGCCGGCGGATCATGGTTATGATACGGTTTTATGGACTTTAGAGATTATTGTTCATTTATTGAAGGAGTCCTTTGGTCTCTGGGTATCGGATGCCACGGTACGCCTTCATTTGCATGATTTAGGGTTAAGTTGTCAAAAGCCTTGTTATCGAGCGATCAACCAGGATAAGGAGCAAGTTAAAACGTTTGTTAATGAAGGTTTCGAAGAAATTAAGAAGTTGGCTCAAAAACTTGGAGCGGATATTGCGTTTGAGGATGAATCGTGGGTGCAAGGCCATACGCGTTCCGGTCGGACGTGGGGGTTAGTGGGGCATCCTCCGGAAATTAAAGTGAGTGATGACCGGGGTGGGTTTCATATTTTATCGATGGTCACGGCGACCGGGGAGTTCATGTTTGAGGTGACCACTGAAAAATTAGTGAGTGCAGTTTTCATTGCGTTTCTGGAGAAGACATTAGAAGGTCGAAAGCGCCCATTAATTGTGATTGCGGATAACGCATCCTATCATACTTCAGGAGAGGTCAAAGCCTTTCTTGAGACGCATCGGCAACAAATTCGTCTCTTTTTTCTTCCGACGCATTCCCCCGAGTTAAATCCGGATGAACAGGTTTGGAATGAGATCAAAAATGGTCATCTGGAAAAAGAGCCGATTAAAAACCGAGCTGATTTCAGAGCGCGCGTTTATTCTGCTTTGGAAAAGCTAAAAGCATTTAAGGAGAGAGTCAAATCATTTTTTAGGCTCCCTGATACTCAATATGCTAATCCCGAAAAAGCTCCAGCATGATTTTTGTGGGGATAACTATTAGCAAGACAAAGCTTACAGAAATCGAGCCTTCTCAGCTATAGTAAAACAGTTTTTAGATAGTTTGGAAAACCGCAACTAACGCATCAAAAAGATTTTGAAAATTTGCAACAATTTTCCTCAACTTTCCCTTAAGAAGTGCCCAGTAGTTTTCGATGGGATTTAAATCCGGTGAATAAGGAGGCAAAAACAACAATTGGTGGCCATTGTCTTCAATGATTTCTCGTGTTTCTTCCGATTTGTGAAAACGAGCATTATCCATCACGATAATACAATTTTTTGGAAGTTCAGGGATTAAGAATTTCTCAAGCCAAGTATTAAATATCTCCGTATCTGTATAAGATTGATAGGCAAGTGGCGCAATGATTTCATTGTTGAGTAGTCCACCCAATAAATTTAGTTTTTCAGTGGGTCTGCTTTTCCTTTCACCAAAAATAATTTCGCCTCTTGGACTCCAGCCAAATTCATTTCTTACATTATTATGAAATCCAGATTCATCTACATAAACAATTTGTTGTGCATCATCTCCCCGGGATGCATTCGCCGCTAATTGTTGAATAAACTCCATTCTTTGTTGTTCATCCCTTTCTTCGTAGAGAAATTGTTTTTTTTATATGTAATATTGAGTGCTTTCAATCTTGCTTGAACCGATGAGGGTTTAACCGAAAAATGTTCTGCAATTTGTTTGATGGTCACCGAAGGATTGTTTCTAATGTAATCTTTTAAATCAGAGTCACTGAATTTTCTTGCACGAAACTGAGTCCTTTTTTTTGGTTTAATATCCCCCGTTTGCAAATACTGACGAATCCAACGATTCAAAGTATCCATCCCTATTTTGAAAAGCGTAACGATATCCATTTTCGACAGACCATTCAAGTAACTCTGTATCACTCTTGTTCTTAAATCTTCACTATACGGCTTGGACATTGCAATACTCCTTATTGAGCTAACTTCTTCATTATATATTAACTAGTAAAGAAACCACCCGCAAAGCGGGTGGTTTTGGTTAACCCCTAAAAGGGGATAGTCTGCCTTGCCCCCTGAGGAGGCAAGGGCGTCGTCCCCACAGGATGGGTTCTCACTTTAGAAATCGAAACCGCGCTGTTCGGCGTCTCTTTCCTTACGCTCTTGATACCGCACATACTTGCGAATCTTCTCGACATCCAGTCCTATCGTATCCACACAGTAGCCGCGCGCCCAAAAGTGGTTGCCCCAATAGGGTCTCCTTTTCAGTTCGCAAAACCGATTGAAGACCCGAATGGCCGTCCGCCCCTTCAGCGTTCCCACAAAGTTAGAAATCGACAACTTCGGCGGAATCATCACCAACAGATGAACATGATCCACCTGGATATTTAATTCAACAATTTCCACTTTTTGATAGTCCGAAAAGGCGTGAATACATCGCGATACCTCTTCTGCAATGTGCCCTGTGAGGACTCGATACCGGTATTTCGGAACCCAAACAATATGATACTGGCAGTGCCAGATCGTATGTGATAACTTTCTGAATCGACTCATGGTCAGTACTCCTCTCGATCTGTTGTGGGGACAACAAACCGTAGTAGTACCCCATGAGTCGATCAACTGGCAAAGCCGTTGATCTCTGACCACGCCCTAAGGGCGTGGTTTTCTACGTTGTTAATAAAAAACTGTTTGACTATAACGCAACAGAACCCGGTATTGTTTCAAACGACAAAAGAAGTTCTCGATCAGGTGGCGAGCCTTATAAAGTGCTTTGTGGTAGTCCCGTTGCTCTTTGCGGTTTTTCTTCGGCGGAATGACGATTTCCTTTCCGGCTTCGCGCAGCGGTTTGAGCACACGATCTTCGGCATCATCGCCCTTGTCCGCCAAGATTGTTTTGGCCTCAAGCGCAGGCAAAAGCACGTCCGATCCATCCAGATCGCACGCCGGTCCTTGCGTTAAGCAAAAGCGTGTTGGATTACCCAAGGCATCGACCGTTGCGTTGATTTTCGTGCTTAATCCGCCTTTGCTTCGTCCGATGGCTTGGTCTTCACCTTCTTTTTTTTCGCGCCTGCGCTGTGCTGATGCGGGCGAACAAGGGTGCTGTCGATCATGGCGTATTCGTGGTCTGCATCCGTGGCCAGATGTTTGAAAACCTCTTCCCAAACACCTTTTTCCGCCCATCAGCTAAACCGCATGTGAACGGCCTTCCAAAACCCAAATCTTTCCGGTCAATCCCGCCACGGAATGCCCGCGCGATAACGATAGAGAACCGCCTCGACAAACCGCCGATTGCCTTTGGCAGTTACACCTACGGTGTCTTCCCGGCCCGGCAAAAGCCCTTCAATTTTTTCCCATTGGTCGTCTTTCAAAGCATAGCGTCGCGTCATGGGTCAGCCCCTCCGTCAGGCCGATTATCTATGAATCACATATGCTTGGCTTTGTGAACCCTCTAATTGAGGACACGCCCTACGGACATCTCGCGGCGTTGGAAGTCGCTCATGAAGTTGCAGAGCGCCTCCACTGCATCCATCGTCACGGCGTTATAGAGCGAAGCCCGCACCCCACCGATCGTGCGATGTCCACTCAATCCAGAAAATCCTGCGTGCGCCGCCGTCTCTAAAAAACGGTCTTCCAATGCACGGGTCGGCAGATTGAATACCACATTCATCATTGACCGATCCTCGATGGAGGCTCGCTGTTGATAGAAACCATCGCTTTCATCAAGGAGCTGATAAAGCAGAGTCGCTTTAGCGGTATTGATCACCTCCATTACGGTCAAGCCGCCGATTTCGTCTTGCAGCCAGCGAGTCACTAAAAGGGCTACATAGATAGCAAACACCGGCGGCGTGTTATAGATCGATCGTTTGAGCACATGCGGACGATAATCCAGGATGGTATGCAGGTCGTCCGGCGCAAGCTGAAGCACATCATCGCGCAATATCACCACAGTGACTCCTGCTGGCCCCAGATTTTTCTGCGCATGAGCATAGATGAGCGCGAAGCGTTTGAGGTCAATAGGACGAGATAGGAAATCCGAGGACATATCACAAATTCGCGGCACATCGTCCTGCCCCAGAATACGGTGAAATTGCAACCCCTCCACCGTTTCATTCGAAACGTAGTGGAAATAACTGGCATCCTTGCCAAAGGAGAGTTCTTCGTCGTGTGGGAGGCGTGTAAAACCCTGTGGCTCTCCATCCCAAAGCACATTGACACAACCTTCCCGACACGCTTCTGGAATAGATTTGCTGCTCCAATAACCCGTTCTCAGATACTCGGCTGGGTATTGCCGACCGCGTAGTAGGGTCATGGGAATCATGGAAAACTGTAAACTACTGCCACCCTGCAGAAATAGCACATGGTAATCCTTGGGAATTTTCAGGAGCTGTCGGATGTTATCCTCAGTTTCATCAACGACTTGTCGAAACCAATCCGAGCGATGACTGATACCCAGGATAGAGAGTCCTACTTCCGGGATTTCGCGTACCGCTGCTTGAGCGGCATCGAGCACCGATTCCGGCAGCGCGCCAGGGCCCGCAGAGAAATTATATTGATTCATGGGTTTTCCTCTCCGAGAATCCAATCGCCTTGGGTATTTGTTGAAGACTCGCCTGCCTCAAGAGTGGCGGCGTTCAAAATCGTCTGGATCGAGGCGTCGGGTTGCACTGTGGCGACCTGCATCAGGCGCAGATATTCCTCGATCCAGCATACGACTGTCTCTTTATCGAACAGGCAGGTGGTGTACTCCCAATGTCCGTGCAACCCATCCACGCTTTCGTGGATTTGGCAGATGAGCGGACCGCGGGCGATCCCCAGCAGATCCCAATGGACATCTAGCGAAAAGCTCACGCCGGCTACTTCCACCCTGCTTTGCAGCGCGTTCTGGTAAGCGAAAGTCACCTGGTTCATCGCGCTCCAGTACTTCGGATCTTTGAGGTGCAGACGTTCGAAGACCCGCAGCATCGGGACATCCTGATGCTTGAGACCCTCGCGAACGGTCAGACCGATTTCCTGAACAAGCTGCCTAAAGGACAGACTCTCATCAAGTCGCGCCTCGATCGGTAAGAGGCGTCCGAAGCAGCCAATGGCGTTCTTGTGCGTTGCGCGCGTGCGATTGGCGACGGGTACGGAGATGATGAGGCGCTCCTCGCGCGTGCGCCGGTAGAGGAGCAACGAGAAGTTCGCCAATAGCAACGCGAACAATGTCGTCTTCAGCGCCTGACTAGCCCGTATCAGGTCTTTGTGCAACGAATGAGGTACGGAGAACGGCTCGAAGCAACCAGCGTGCGGGTAGTTCGGATAGAGCGGATGATCGAAGAGGGCGTCCAGGAACGTGGGGGGCGGCATGATCACGCGCTCCCAGTAGGCGAGCGCGTTCTCCAGTTTGCCACCTTCCAGGGCCGTCATATGTTCGGCAATATAGTCTGCGTACTGACCAGGGGCCGGGACGAGCGGTGCCGACGCTCCCGAAGCGTAAGCGCCGTAGAACGCCGTTAGATCCTGTAAGAGAGCGCGTTGCGACCAAGCATCGAAGATCATGTGGTGGATGGCCAGGAAGCAGAAATATCTGTCGCGATCCAGACGATACAGCGTGATTCGCCAGGGTGGCGTGTGTTCCCAATCGAAGGACAGCAGTAATTGCTCGCGCATGCCGTCGCGTAAGACGCTTTCCCGCACCTCACTCGGGTAATTCATCAGGTCGACGCGCTCAAGCCCCAAGGGTGTGCTGCGGTGAATGCGCTGGAGCGGCTTACCCAACAGCGAGGCGCGGAAGGTGCTGCGCAAGGTCTCATGCCGCTGGATCATCACTCCCCAGGAGCGCTCGAAGATGTTGATATCCAGCGGACCTTCGATCCACAGTCCGCCGGGAAGATGCCAGTGATGGGTCGGCGCATGGGGATTGATCTTGGCCATG from Gammaproteobacteria bacterium includes the following:
- the tnpA gene encoding IS200/IS605 family transposase, which encodes MSRFRKLSHTIWHCQYHIVWVPKYRYRVLTGHIAEEVSRCIHAFSDYQKVEIVELNIQVDHVHLLVMIPPKLSISNFVGTLKGRTAIRVFNRFCELKRRPYWGNHFWARGYCVDTIGLDVEKIRKYVRYQERKERDAEQRGFDF
- a CDS encoding IS6 family transposase; translated protein: MIDFRGHRFERDIILTSVRWYLAYPLSYRNLEEMLAERGVDVDHSSVYRWVQKFTPQLEAAFRKGQKRPVGTSWRMDETYIKVKGQWKYLYRAVDRDGQTIDFLFTAHRDKKAALRFLKKAIRQHGLPDKVTIDKSGANTAALDALQEETGAAIEIRQNKYLNNLVEQDHRAVKRIVRPMLGFKGFHSARTTLRGIELLHMIKKGQMIMAEGTNLSAAGQFYSLAA
- a CDS encoding IS630 family transposase, which produces MEFIQQLAANASRGDDAQQIVYVDESGFHNNVRNEFGWSPRGEIIFGERKSRPTEKLNLLGGLLNNEIIAPLAYQSYTDTEIFNTWLEKFLIPELPKNCIIVMDNARFHKSEETREIIEDNGHQLLFLPPYSPDLNPIENYWALLKGKLRKIVANFQNLFDALVAVFQTI
- a CDS encoding IS630 family transposase — protein: MNAEWMFDARKIPDEVMNYIRRIAVRAVEEKHYSPELVADFLGIDRTSIYDWLRNYRYEGEEALDTRKAPGAPCVITPAIDRWLKETILNTTPADHGYDTVLWTLEIIVHLLKESFGLWVSDATVRLHLHDLGLSCQKPCYRAINQDKEQVKTFVNEGFEEIKKLAQKLGADIAFEDESWVQGHTRSGRTWGLVGHPPEIKVSDDRGGFHILSMVTATGEFMFEVTTEKLVSAVFIAFLEKTLEGRKRPLIVIADNASYHTSGEVKAFLETHRQQIRLFFLPTHSPELNPDEQVWNEIKNGHLEKEPIKNRADFRARVYSALEKLKAFKERVKSFFRLPDTQYANPEKAPA
- a CDS encoding phosphoserine transaminase; translation: MNQYNFSAGPGALPESVLDAAQAAVREIPEVGLSILGISHRSDWFRQVVDETEDNIRQLLKIPKDYHVLFLQGGSSLQFSMIPMTLLRGRQYPAEYLRTGYWSSKSIPEACREGCVNVLWDGEPQGFTRLPHDEELSFGKDASYFHYVSNETVEGLQFHRILGQDDVPRICDMSSDFLSRPIDLKRFALIYAHAQKNLGPAGVTVVILRDDVLQLAPDDLHTILDYRPHVLKRSIYNTPPVFAIYVALLVTRWLQDEIGGLTVMEVINTAKATLLYQLLDESDGFYQQRASIEDRSMMNVVFNLPTRALEDRFLETAAHAGFSGLSGHRTIGGVRASLYNAVTMDAVEALCNFMSDFQRREMSVGRVLN
- a CDS encoding transposase gives rise to the protein MSKPYSEDLRTRVIQSYLNGLSKMDIVTLFKIGMDTLNRWIRQYLQTGDIKPKKRTQFRARKFSDSDLKDYIRNNPSVTIKQIAEHFSVKPSSVQARLKALNITYKKNNFSTKKGMNNKEWSLFNN